The following is a genomic window from Zalophus californianus isolate mZalCal1 chromosome 10, mZalCal1.pri.v2, whole genome shotgun sequence.
CCATGTAGAATCCCCCCACATAGACAGCaggtctctctcctccctgctctttgTGCCCTGGCCCTTCGTTGCTGAGAAAAGGGCTCTGCCGTAGCAGGGACTGGGTTCAGAGTGAAGATGGGGACAGGAGAGGCTGCGAGCCCGTGGACCAGAGGTTCCCATCGGTCTGGGCTGGGGTTCCTGCTGGGGGGTCTCTGACCAGCCCCTCATGTCTTCCCCTGTCCCAGCCCCAGGATGACTATTCAGTCCTGTTTGAAGACACCTCCTATGCAGATGGTTACTCCCCTCCCCTCAATGTGGCCCAGAGGTACGTGGTGGCTTGTAAGGAGCCCAAGAAAAAGTGAAGTGGGCTGGCAGACTCACAGTCTCTTTCCACCTTCACAGGGGAATGCAACAAAAGGTTTTGTGGCAAATAAATATTGTTCCCCTTTGCCTGCGTctccttggttttatttttccaggcccttctccccttccccataaCAGGGCAAGTTGGGGAATTGGGAGGCCACAGGGGAGATGGCTTCATTTGGTCCCAGTGGGCATTTCCTTTTAGCTCAGGTTTGCTCTTTGCCTGCATTAAAGACTCTCAGTGTAATAcacatggaattttatttttgaggcTGGGGGCAGGTCACCGCAGTGGGGTCTTCGGCGTGCCTCCCAGGGAGCACCACTCACAGCTGGGTGCGGAAGCTGAGGCCGCAGCCCTCCATCTTCTTGGCATAGTCGGCATCAAAGCGCTCATTCTGGGCCACAGTGAAGGTGGTCTTCCAGTCCCCCGAGATGCCTGTGGACAGAGGGGAGGACGGGTGCAGGCCCCAGCCACAGAGCAGGCCCAGGGTGGCTCAGGCCAGCCCTTGCCGCCGCGTCCACGCTTGCCTCCCCAGATGCCCGTCCTGCACGGGCACTCACCTTTCCTCATGAAGGCCGAAATGCTGTGGTCCATGACGTGAAGGGGTATGGTGCTGTAGTTAGCCTTGGAGTTGTTCTTCATCTCCTTGAAAGATGTGTGCTGGACGATGAGATCCACGGTCTCATCTGGCAGGGAACGCCCCACAAACTTCAGGATCTTCTGAATCTCCCTTTTGGGATTCTGGAGCAGCAGAGGGGCTCTTTAGTGGACGTTGGGATTGCTCACTGAGCAAACCAAAGAGAGGGCCCCCCCTAACTCCTCGGGGATCTGGCCATTTCCGCCTAGAGACCTCTCAGCCCCACCTCCTTGACTTGGGTTCTCTTTCCCTGGGGTACATTAGTTGCCCCTGCCCTGTGACCCTGAAATAAGCTCTTGTTTGGGTCCTGATGGGTGAGCGCATGGCCGCTCCTCTTTCGTAACTGTGGCCGCAGGGAGAGCAACAGCAGAGAATGCTGGCGGATGGCTCTGTGTCGGGTCTGAGATCAGAGCTATATGGCCTTGCTGCCTGGGAGACGCTGCGGCTCCAAGCCCCGGGCAGGAAGGTGGGTTGGGGGGCCCGGGGGACTGGTGTGGGGCTGCCGGAGGGCAGGCGGCCAAGAGAGCCTTGGCAGGTCCCTGGCAGGTTCCTGCTTCTCCACGGGTGACTTGGAGGGAAGCAGCAGCAGGCGGCCTCACCTCTTTCATGTCCTCGTAGAAGAGATAGAGCATGGGGTGGGTGTGGCTCAGCTCCCACCACTCCCGCACATGCTGATACCAGGACCCATAGGACactgggcagaggggcagagacatGGACACACGGGCTGGTATTAGTTTGGGCAGGCTGCCGCTCAGCTCCGCCCCGCTCCTTCCTCCAGATTCAGGTCCCACCTTCCCCAGCCATGAACTTCTCCAGGAAGTTGTCCCAGGTGTCAGGGTCTGGGTGCACCTTGGCCATGCGGTAGAAGTGGTAATAGGAGACAGCCACATCCTTTGCGTTGCGGGCCATGTAGACCACCTGGAGGGACAGatgacccccccacacacccaagCATCATCACCACACAGCGAGCCAGGTGGTTCCACCCTTCACAGCATCCCTGTGAGGGACGTTAGCTCTTGGTCTGGCCAAGGGGGTAATAAAGCTTAGCGGCTGACTTGCTTGTGGTCCCTGGAACCATACTTTATGATCATCTAATCCCCCTCAGTGGTGCCATACCCAGATTGGGAACAAGGTGTGCCAGATTCTCACCAGCCCCCTCCTCTGCAGGCCTGGGGAGGCCTGCAGAGAAGACTGCCTTTCTCAGCTCTCCCCAGAGGAGTCTCCTGTTCCCTGACCCCCACAACAGGATGAAGCAGACCGCCTCCTCCCCTAAGATGAGACCTTCCCAGCAGATAGGGCCAAAGCTGGGATGGCCCCAGCAGCCTCCTTCCCTAGCTTCCTCTGCCATTCACCTTGACCTTCTGATCCAGCAAGGTCTGGGGGAGCAGAGCCAAGGGCAGGTGTGTCTTGATGAGTCGTGGAGCTGGTATGTCTTTCAGAACCTCCAAACCTATGCCATGGGTAGGGAAAGTCTGCTGAGCTGGAGCCCAGTCCTGCCCCGTCCCTCTGCTCCACTGGTCCCCAGAGCCCCACTACACACCTGTGGGAATCCCTGGAACCTTGAACTCAAGGAAGGGTACCCGCATGAAGATGGGGGCCCTTTGACACTTCTGTACATCACCGCCTTGGTAGATCATGTCCAGGATCTCACTCACCCAGGTGGTGCCTGGAGAGCAGGGAAAGGGTCGGTGAGCAGGGCTGAGGGCAGCCCCCTGCTGGTCCAAAATAGGGGACTGTGGCCCAGGAGAGGGGTGGATGGCTCTCATCACCTACCAGATTTGGGGTAGGTACTGATAAGCAGGTCATCAGGCTGGGCTTGGAAGTCCTGCAGTGACCCCAGTGCCTCTGCAAAGTACTTGATGAGAGGGATCCCCTTCACATACTTCAGGGGCGGGCGCGAGGTGTCCTGGATGAGCTCCATGCTGCAGCGTCAAGGGCCAGAGTGCGGCCAACTTGCCTTAACATCACAACATGCCATCTGTTGAAATCTTGCTTTACGATGAGGGACTGCGGCTGACCTGCCCCTGCTCACAAAGCTAGTGGGTGGTGGGAGCTGGGGTTCAAACCCAGACAGAACGCTCATGCAGTGGGTCACGGCACTGGCTGCACCTTTGCTTTACCTGCAGGGCTTATAAAGATCTCCGTGCCTGAGCCACACCCCAACCCAATTAAATCACTCTCTGGGGCCCAATCCCGGTTTTTCTGGAAGCTCCGGGAGACTCCACTACTTGAGCGTTACTTGAGCACTACTACTCCGGCGCCTGCCGGTTCTCCTCCTCCCAGTACTTCTGGCAGCTCCTGGCCTACTGCACCGGCCTGCTCTCCAGGCCGTCCCTCTGAGCAACGTGGGCCCCTCACGCATGCAAACATTTCAAAGGTCGGCCCCACCTGCCAAACCGCACTCCGTCTTGGCTCGGGGATAAACACAGCCAGCTGAACAACTTGAGCTTGTTTGGGGGGCCAGAGTCTGGTATGCGGATGAGCAAAAGTGGTGGGTCAAtggaagagggaagggggtttCAGCCGGGGTTGTGGTTGGCTGATTGAAATGGACCATCCAGGGGGAAAGGGCAAGGATGCCACTGTggcagcagcagagagagaggggctagccctgcccagcccaccccacccgGGCACTCACCAGACCTCTCTGGATCTTGGTCTTGTGACTACTTGGTGCTGTGGCTTACTGGGTGCCGTGTGGTGAGTGCAGAACTGCTCTTGAGCTGACGGGTTGTTAAATCCAAAGTGGGAGGGGTCTGGAGCCAGCCTCCAGGAAGGAAAGGGTGGAGTTTAGAGTGGGAGGACCCTCCTGTGTTCCCCTCCTTAGCACCCCAGCAGGAGCCAAGCTTAGACTGGCCTGAAAACCCAAGATGTGGGTTTGGTGTGTAGAAAATAAAGGGAAGACTGAAACTAGACAAAAGAGCTTAGTaagttttcacttttattttggggggtttttggaGCTGTAATCTTTGCTTCTGACCTGCCCTCTGAACTCCACCCCTGCAGGGCAGGCCAACTGAcagcttgttcttttttgttttaattttatttatttacttgacacacagagagagagagagcacaagcagggggagcagcagagggagagggagaagcaggctctctgctgagcagggagcccgatgcggggctccatcccaggaccccgggatcatgaccagagccgaaggcagatgcttagctgactgagccacctgggcgcccccgACAGCTTGttctgacggagccagccagttTGGAGTGGGGAGGAAAGGTGGCACTCTCGTGAGCAGGGCCATTCACCTTCCTGTGGCTCCAGGCCAGCCTTGAAGATGCCAGAGGTTCAGGCTGGGAGTGGCCCCCACTGATGTTCTAGGAGTGCTGGCATTCCAGAACTGCTAGTCTGACCTCTGACAAGGCCAGTACAGAGCAatgtgggggaagggggctggtTGATTGGGGTTGGGGCGGAGCAGAGGTGGGGCAGGCTTTCTGAGGCAGCAGGGAGACAAAAGGGCAAGAACACAGTCTCATAACCCTGGGAGTGAGTCCAGCTCCTGAGGATTTCATGGAGACTCATTCATGATTGGTGACAGAACCATGGCCCTCACAAGGTGCTTTTCTTTCactgggtttattttattttattttttaaataaagattgtatttatttatttgagagagagagcacatgagaggggggagggtcagagggcgaagccgactccctgctgagcagggagcccgatacgggactcgatcccgggactccaggatcatgacctgagccgaaggcagtcgcttaaccaactgagccacccaggcacccctttattttttttttaaagatttatttatttgacagagagagagagagagagagagcaggaacacaagcagggggagtgggaaagggagaagagcaggcttcccaccaagcagggagcccgatgcggggctcgatcccaggaccctgagatcatgacctgagccgaaggcagacgcttaacgactgagccacccaggcgccccactttcaCTGGGTTTAAAGGGGCTCCCAGACAGAGACAAGAAGGAGTTGGGGCTTAGAGAGCCACAGGGCCCCATAGGGT
Proteins encoded in this region:
- the LOC113933049 gene encoding sulfotransferase 1A1 produces the protein MELIQDTSRPPLKYVKGIPLIKYFAEALGSLQDFQAQPDDLLISTYPKSGTTWVSEILDMIYQGGDVQKCQRAPIFMRVPFLEFKVPGIPTGLEVLKDIPAPRLIKTHLPLALLPQTLLDQKVKVVYMARNAKDVAVSYYHFYRMAKVHPDPDTWDNFLEKFMAGEVSYGSWYQHVREWWELSHTHPMLYLFYEDMKENPKREIQKILKFVGRSLPDETVDLIVQHTSFKEMKNNSKANYSTIPLHVMDHSISAFMRKGISGDWKTTFTVAQNERFDADYAKKMEGCGLSFRTQL